From a region of the Paenibacillus segetis genome:
- the thiM gene encoding hydroxyethylthiazole kinase has translation MCNLENEISAILTKVQKVKPLVHNMTNVVVTNFTANGLYALGASPVMAYAPEEVGDMAKIAGALVLNLGTLSSEQVEAMIIAGLSANAHGVPVLLDPVGAGATKFRTESALRILREVKVSMLRGNAAEIAHLVGEAREIKGVDAGASGPDENTELAVRAAQELNTVVAITGVEDVITDGITCRTIRGGDALLTQVTGAGCLLTSVLGAFAAVEKDLVLAGTAGLAFYGAAASRAAERTATLGPGSFQVAFLDELAKLHPHSLKGQVAVSEVPVALISTSTSSSAGDALR, from the coding sequence ATGTGTAATCTTGAAAACGAAATTTCTGCGATTCTTACGAAGGTTCAAAAAGTGAAACCATTGGTTCATAATATGACGAATGTAGTAGTTACTAACTTTACGGCTAACGGACTGTATGCGCTTGGAGCCTCACCGGTTATGGCCTATGCACCCGAAGAAGTTGGGGATATGGCAAAAATCGCGGGTGCATTGGTGCTTAATCTTGGTACCCTAAGCAGTGAACAGGTGGAGGCTATGATTATCGCCGGATTATCCGCAAATGCCCATGGCGTTCCGGTGTTGTTGGACCCCGTAGGGGCGGGAGCCACGAAGTTCCGCACAGAATCCGCACTACGAATTCTGCGTGAGGTGAAGGTCTCTATGCTCCGAGGTAATGCGGCGGAGATCGCGCATCTCGTAGGAGAAGCACGTGAGATCAAGGGAGTGGACGCAGGAGCCAGTGGTCCAGATGAGAATACGGAATTAGCAGTCCGGGCCGCACAAGAATTAAATACGGTGGTTGCTATCACAGGAGTAGAAGATGTTATTACCGATGGGATCACATGCCGGACCATTCGCGGTGGAGATGCGCTGCTGACACAGGTAACGGGAGCAGGCTGTTTATTGACGTCCGTGTTAGGTGCTTTTGCAGCGGTTGAGAAGGACCTCGTATTGGCTGGTACTGCGGGGCTTGCATTCTACGGTGCCGCCGCATCACGCGCCGCAGAACGAACAGCAACACTTGGACCGGGGAGCTTCCAGGTTGCTTTCCTGGATGAACTGGCCAAGCTGCATCCGCACTCGTTGAAGGGCCAAGTTGCGGTCTCTGAAGTTCCGGTAGCATTAATTTCAACATCAACATCTTCGTCAGCTGGAGATGCACTGAGATGA
- the tenA gene encoding thiaminase II yields the protein MSFTQELRQQADGIFQAIFKHPFVRGIASGDLKKEQLIHYIKQDFEYLNAYMRIYGIAISKCSNREEIAVFNEQISFILHSEIHPHQNFCDVAGVSYEQLQGYPLAPSAHHYIRHMLTIAHEGSLGEIMAVLLPCPWTYQEIGRQLLEEVKPTESHKFYEWMHFYGDSSVLTTTTKFCESLDEWAAGTTELERQKMREHFLLSCQLEYMFWDMAYKLEDWPVRMTAEV from the coding sequence ATGAGTTTCACGCAAGAGCTCCGTCAGCAGGCGGATGGTATTTTTCAAGCGATCTTTAAGCATCCCTTTGTGAGAGGTATCGCGAGTGGTGATTTGAAGAAGGAACAATTGATTCATTACATCAAACAGGATTTTGAGTATTTGAATGCGTACATGCGGATTTATGGTATCGCAATATCCAAATGTTCGAATCGTGAGGAGATTGCGGTGTTTAATGAGCAGATTTCTTTTATACTACATAGCGAAATTCACCCACACCAGAACTTCTGCGATGTGGCCGGAGTTAGCTATGAGCAATTGCAAGGATATCCTCTGGCTCCATCCGCACATCATTATATTCGTCATATGTTGACGATAGCGCATGAAGGCAGCTTAGGTGAAATTATGGCGGTATTACTGCCATGTCCGTGGACATATCAGGAGATTGGGCGGCAGTTACTAGAGGAAGTTAAGCCTACGGAATCGCATAAATTCTATGAGTGGATGCATTTTTATGGCGACTCTTCCGTACTTACGACGACAACTAAATTTTGCGAGAGTTTAGATGAATGGGCGGCGGGAACGACCGAATTAGAACGTCAGAAGATGAGAGAGCATTTCTTGTTAAGTTGTCAGTTAGAGTACATGTTCTGGGATATGGCTTATAAGCTGGAGGATTGGCCGGTTCGAATGACGGCGGAGGTATAA